A genome region from Sphingorhabdus sp. SMR4y includes the following:
- a CDS encoding TonB-dependent receptor, whose protein sequence is MHKLLAAALCATAMTPPAIAQDDVAATESFDDDVIIVTATRRAQNVQNIPIAVTAVSSAELDRQGVVNVGQLTNVSSSYSVSNAQLASGSVVLRIRGVGTTSNNIGFESAVGIFIDGAYQSRPGVALSELVDVERVEVLRGPQGTLFGRNTSAGALNIINVRPDLDEFGGFANATYGNRDLVGVQGAVNVPIVADKLALRVTGAYRERDGFVTVVDGSGSKIGDSNGTDQYLVRGQLGFETDGGIKGRLIADYSKSTAGCCAAIEVLQSPLETAGLFAAVGLGPRGGMAGPDVAVNPFDTTTAETAAGNLVSTASYAPQTRFDQWGITGEIEVPLGDSTNLIYIGSYREYDATEAYDNDFSDLDLFNVTSNRTAIDTMTHELRVQGDLFGGALNWLVGGYYSREDIDQSLSLALGQDYDQVVGATLAGATGGATLNPLSPIFFGATPLQNITGFDPATVTNTNLYAQNSESWSIFTHNELEVADGLKLTIGLRYSDESKDGSFASGGTNNSVCPAIVGQISPGGPLGGLPASLQNALFGFGCFALTAPADAPFAAVLPTPRTFSSKFSDSELIYTGKLSYAFADPVNIYASFTHGYKSGGLNLDSTATAGGNDPRFQSEEVDSYEIGLKAKFLKDRVTLNLAAFREQFTNFQILEFIGTQFRPFNVPKAVTQGVEIETMLRPSDHFTVNAALTYTDAHYPDDCAGSQTTVNVVALCGNSLTNAPDFVGIAGATYSNDIGADLEYFLNGQIRFAGDRRTSTQAIDTADLAAATPLPFVVQDSNIKINLRAGIGSQDKSWGIEAFVTNLTNEVTRGVTFATILRSGSQSVFVQEPRSYGLTLRSQF, encoded by the coding sequence ATGCATAAATTGCTGGCGGCTGCGCTGTGCGCAACCGCGATGACGCCCCCCGCTATCGCGCAGGATGATGTGGCGGCGACCGAAAGCTTCGATGATGATGTCATCATCGTTACCGCAACCCGTCGCGCGCAGAATGTCCAGAACATTCCTATTGCCGTGACCGCGGTCAGTTCGGCTGAACTCGATCGCCAGGGCGTGGTCAATGTCGGCCAGCTGACCAATGTCTCCTCCAGCTATTCGGTCTCCAATGCCCAGCTCGCTTCCGGTTCGGTGGTTCTGAGAATTCGCGGCGTCGGGACGACGTCCAACAATATCGGTTTTGAATCCGCGGTCGGCATCTTCATTGACGGCGCCTATCAGTCGCGCCCCGGTGTCGCGCTTTCCGAGCTGGTCGATGTCGAGCGGGTCGAAGTTCTGCGTGGTCCGCAGGGGACGCTTTTCGGACGGAATACCTCCGCCGGTGCCCTGAATATCATCAATGTCCGGCCCGACCTCGACGAGTTCGGAGGCTTTGCCAACGCGACCTATGGCAATCGTGACCTGGTCGGCGTGCAGGGTGCGGTGAATGTGCCGATCGTCGCGGACAAACTGGCGTTGCGCGTCACCGGTGCCTATCGGGAACGCGACGGCTTTGTCACCGTCGTCGATGGCAGCGGCAGCAAAATCGGCGATTCAAATGGCACCGACCAATATCTTGTTCGTGGCCAGCTGGGCTTCGAAACCGATGGCGGGATCAAGGGACGGCTGATCGCCGACTATTCCAAGAGCACGGCCGGTTGCTGCGCTGCAATCGAAGTGCTGCAATCCCCGCTCGAAACCGCTGGCCTGTTTGCGGCTGTCGGCCTGGGGCCGCGTGGCGGCATGGCCGGACCCGACGTCGCGGTGAATCCGTTCGACACGACCACCGCGGAAACCGCCGCCGGCAATCTGGTTTCCACCGCCAGCTACGCACCGCAGACCCGCTTTGACCAGTGGGGCATCACCGGCGAGATTGAAGTGCCGCTCGGCGACAGCACCAACCTGATCTATATCGGTTCCTATCGCGAATATGATGCGACCGAGGCCTATGACAATGATTTCTCGGATCTGGATCTGTTCAACGTCACCAGCAACCGCACCGCTATTGACACCATGACCCATGAGCTGCGGGTCCAGGGCGATCTGTTCGGCGGCGCGCTGAACTGGCTGGTCGGCGGCTATTATTCCCGTGAGGATATCGACCAGAGCCTGTCGCTGGCGCTGGGACAGGATTATGACCAAGTGGTTGGTGCCACGCTTGCCGGCGCCACCGGTGGCGCGACGCTCAATCCGCTCAGCCCGATATTCTTTGGTGCCACGCCGCTGCAGAATATCACCGGCTTTGATCCGGCAACCGTCACCAACACCAATCTTTATGCGCAAAATAGCGAAAGCTGGTCGATCTTCACCCATAATGAGCTGGAAGTGGCCGACGGGCTGAAGCTGACAATCGGCCTGCGCTATTCGGACGAAAGCAAGGACGGCAGCTTTGCCAGCGGCGGCACCAACAATTCCGTCTGCCCCGCGATCGTCGGGCAAATTTCCCCTGGCGGACCGCTGGGCGGCCTGCCGGCTTCCCTGCAGAATGCGCTGTTCGGTTTCGGCTGTTTCGCGCTGACCGCTCCGGCCGATGCGCCCTTCGCAGCCGTTCTGCCGACGCCGCGCACGTTCAGCAGCAAGTTCAGCGACAGCGAACTGATCTATACCGGTAAACTGTCTTATGCCTTCGCCGATCCGGTCAACATCTATGCCAGCTTCACCCATGGCTACAAGTCGGGGGGACTAAATCTGGACTCCACCGCTACTGCCGGGGGCAATGATCCGCGGTTCCAGTCGGAAGAGGTTGATTCCTATGAAATTGGCCTGAAAGCAAAATTCCTGAAGGATAGAGTGACGCTGAACCTGGCGGCCTTCCGGGAGCAGTTCACGAATTTCCAGATTCTCGAATTTATCGGTACACAGTTCCGGCCCTTCAACGTCCCGAAAGCCGTCACCCAGGGCGTCGAGATCGAAACGATGCTGCGGCCCAGTGACCATTTCACGGTCAACGCTGCGCTGACCTACACCGATGCCCATTATCCGGATGATTGCGCCGGTAGCCAGACCACGGTCAATGTGGTCGCGCTATGCGGCAATTCGCTGACCAATGCGCCGGATTTTGTCGGCATTGCCGGGGCCACCTACAGCAATGATATCGGTGCCGATCTGGAATATTTCCTCAACGGCCAGATCCGCTTCGCGGGCGATCGCCGGACATCGACCCAGGCCATTGATACCGCAGATCTGGCCGCGGCAACCCCGCTGCCGTTCGTCGTTCAGGACAGCAATATCAAGATCAACCTGCGCGCCGGTATCGGCAGTCAGGACAAAAGCTGGGGCATCGAGGCTTTCGTGACCAATCTGACCAACGAAGTGACGCGCGGCGTCACTTTTGCGACGATCCTGCGCTCCGGTTCGCAGTCCGTCTTTGTGCAGGAACCGCGCAGCTACGGACTGACCCTGCGCAGCCAGTTCTAG
- the gpmA gene encoding 2,3-diphosphoglycerate-dependent phosphoglycerate mutase, giving the protein MPQLILLRHGQSQWNLENRFTGWWDVDVTDKGVEEARAAGQLMRERGIDPNVCFTSVQTRAIKTLNLALEEMGRLWLPVEKNYRLNERHYGGLTGLNKQETRDKHGDEQVHIWRRSFDTPPPPMASDSPYQMSNDPRYKGIEVPATESLKDTIARVLPYWKSRIAPELQNGKKVLISAHGNSLRALVKHLSKIPDDEITGLEIPTGQPIVYELDDDLNEIERYYLSER; this is encoded by the coding sequence ATGCCCCAACTCATCCTGCTTCGCCACGGTCAGTCACAATGGAATCTCGAAAACCGCTTCACCGGCTGGTGGGATGTCGATGTCACGGACAAGGGCGTAGAAGAAGCCAGGGCGGCCGGGCAGTTGATGAGGGAACGCGGCATTGACCCGAACGTCTGCTTCACCAGCGTCCAGACGCGGGCGATCAAGACGCTCAACCTCGCGCTGGAGGAAATGGGCCGGCTGTGGCTGCCGGTGGAGAAAAATTACCGGCTCAACGAACGCCACTATGGCGGTTTGACCGGCCTGAACAAGCAGGAAACACGGGACAAGCACGGCGACGAGCAGGTCCATATCTGGCGACGCAGCTTTGACACCCCACCACCACCGATGGCGTCGGACAGCCCCTATCAGATGTCCAATGACCCACGCTACAAAGGGATCGAAGTGCCGGCGACCGAAAGCTTGAAAGATACGATCGCACGCGTGTTGCCCTACTGGAAAAGCCGGATCGCACCGGAATTGCAGAACGGCAAAAAGGTCCTGATCTCGGCCCATGGCAACAGCCTGCGCGCGCTCGTCAAACATCTGTCGAAGATTCCCGATGACGAAATCACCGGGCTGGAAATTCCGACGGGCCAGCCGATTGTCTATGAGCTGGACGACGATCTGAACGAGATTGAACGCTATTATCTTTCGGAGCGATAG
- a CDS encoding GGDEF domain-containing protein, producing MKADLAEMKLRAYNDVLTGLSNRRFFVENLEERVERCRRCGDNCAVLFLDVDKLKAINDEHGHAAGDALLVRLAKILKSHIRGTDVVARIGGDEFGLLLDNLNGDQVADKIESLLQDLARENIVHEGQKLPLGASIGYCFVGPKDTTDGLMSRADAAMYRAKDKPA from the coding sequence TTGAAGGCGGATCTCGCCGAAATGAAGCTGCGCGCTTATAATGACGTGCTTACCGGACTTTCAAACCGGCGCTTTTTTGTTGAAAATCTCGAGGAACGCGTTGAGCGGTGCCGGCGATGCGGGGACAATTGCGCGGTCCTGTTTCTCGATGTCGACAAGTTGAAGGCGATCAATGACGAGCATGGCCATGCTGCCGGAGACGCGTTGCTGGTCAGGCTGGCGAAGATCTTGAAGAGCCATATCCGGGGAACAGATGTGGTCGCGCGGATTGGCGGCGACGAATTCGGCCTCTTGCTCGACAACCTAAACGGCGATCAGGTGGCAGACAAAATCGAATCTCTCCTTCAGGATCTGGCCAGGGAAAATATCGTCCATGAAGGCCAGAAGCTGCCTCTGGGTGCGTCGATAGGCTATTGCTTCGTCGGCCCCAAAGACACGACAGACGGCCTGATGTCCCGTGCCGATGCCGCCATGTACCGAGCGAAGGACAAGCCGGCATAA
- the purE gene encoding 5-(carboxyamino)imidazole ribonucleotide mutase translates to MAEASPPVGIIMGSQSDWATMKLGSEILDQLQVPHEQKIVSAHRTPGRLYDYATSAAERGLQVIIAGAGGAAHLPGMVASMTRVPVLGVPIQSKALSGMDSLLSIAQMPAGIPVGTLAIGDAGAKNAALLAAAILANGDPALAQRLEAWRAAQTEAVADRPE, encoded by the coding sequence ATGGCCGAAGCATCTCCTCCTGTTGGTATTATCATGGGCAGCCAGTCCGACTGGGCGACGATGAAGCTCGGCAGCGAGATATTGGATCAATTGCAGGTGCCACATGAACAGAAGATCGTGTCGGCGCACCGGACGCCCGGGCGCCTGTACGATTACGCCACCTCGGCAGCAGAGCGCGGATTGCAGGTGATTATCGCCGGCGCCGGCGGCGCGGCCCATTTGCCCGGCATGGTTGCTTCGATGACCCGCGTTCCGGTGCTCGGCGTGCCGATCCAGTCGAAGGCATTAAGTGGCATGGACAGCCTGTTATCGATCGCGCAAATGCCTGCCGGTATCCCGGTCGGCACCCTGGCAATTGGCGACGCGGGCGCGAAAAACGCGGCGTTGCTGGCGGCCGCCATTCTGGCCAATGGCGACCCGGCCCTGGCCCAGCGGCTCGAAGCCTGGCGCGCGGCGCAGACCGAAGCTGTCGCTGACAGGCCGGAATAA
- a CDS encoding 5-(carboxyamino)imidazole ribonucleotide synthase — MKTLPPGSTIGILGGGQLGRMLSVAAAQLGYRCHIYAPNADSVAAEVSAEFTCAEDDDIAALTGFAERCDVITFEFENVPVDPLHRIEDCAPLHPPIAALDIAQNRVAEKNFARDLGGTTAPFAEVTDRAALDRAIADIGAPAILKTIRMGYDGKGQSRIRPGDDLDRHWQAVSHQPCVAEGFVTFEHEFSVILVRGQDGEIRFWDTPHNIHVDGILSVSSAPAPAAILEQQDDARALAARMAGAMNYVGVLTCEFFATKDGPVFNEMAPRVHNSGHWTIEGAITSQFENHIRAICGLPLGDTGLAAEKVEMHNLIGDQSDEWQSLLSDGENHLHLYGKGESRPGRKMGHVTKLHF; from the coding sequence ATGAAGACTCTCCCTCCCGGATCCACCATCGGCATATTGGGCGGCGGCCAGCTCGGCCGGATGCTGAGCGTGGCGGCGGCGCAGCTCGGCTATCGCTGTCATATCTATGCGCCGAATGCCGATAGCGTGGCAGCGGAAGTCTCGGCAGAATTTACCTGCGCCGAAGATGACGATATCGCCGCCCTGACCGGCTTTGCCGAAAGATGCGACGTGATTACATTCGAATTTGAGAATGTGCCGGTCGACCCGCTCCATCGAATCGAAGACTGCGCGCCACTGCACCCACCCATCGCGGCACTGGATATTGCGCAGAACCGGGTCGCCGAAAAGAATTTCGCTCGCGACCTTGGCGGCACCACTGCCCCCTTTGCCGAAGTGACCGATCGCGCCGCGCTCGATCGCGCGATTGCCGACATCGGCGCGCCGGCGATCCTGAAGACCATCCGCATGGGCTATGACGGCAAGGGCCAGTCGCGGATCCGGCCGGGAGACGATCTCGACCGGCATTGGCAAGCCGTGTCGCACCAGCCTTGCGTTGCCGAGGGTTTTGTCACCTTCGAGCATGAATTTTCGGTGATTTTGGTGCGCGGACAGGATGGTGAAATCCGTTTCTGGGATACGCCGCACAATATTCACGTCGACGGCATATTGTCGGTCTCCTCCGCGCCTGCCCCCGCCGCAATATTGGAACAGCAGGACGACGCCCGCGCCCTTGCCGCCAGAATGGCCGGCGCAATGAACTATGTCGGCGTGCTGACCTGCGAATTTTTTGCCACCAAGGACGGTCCGGTCTTCAACGAAATGGCCCCGCGCGTTCACAACAGCGGCCACTGGACGATCGAGGGCGCGATCACCAGCCAGTTTGAAAATCATATCCGGGCGATTTGCGGATTACCGCTCGGCGACACCGGGCTGGCCGCGGAAAAGGTGGAGATGCACAATCTGATCGGAGATCAATCCGACGAATGGCAGAGCCTGTTATCCGACGGCGAGAACCATCTCCATCTCTACGGCAAGGGCGAAAGCAGGCCGGGTCGCAAAATGGGCCATGTTACAAAATTGCATTTCTAA
- a CDS encoding dihydrofolate reductase, translated as MNHPEIIFFLARADNGVIGDGDSIPWRLPEDQRRFKRLTMGKPMIMGRKTFDSLPGLLPGRRHIVLTRDPDWEADDAEIANSVASALKMANSPHIAVIGGAQIYEAFLDRADRIELTEVHSKPKGDIRMAPFDETVWEEVAREDHAAKDDKPGYSFVTLKRKIG; from the coding sequence ATGAACCATCCTGAAATCATTTTCTTTCTCGCCCGCGCCGACAATGGCGTGATTGGCGATGGCGACAGCATTCCCTGGCGCCTGCCGGAGGATCAGCGGCGGTTCAAGCGCTTGACCATGGGCAAGCCGATGATCATGGGGCGCAAGACCTTTGACAGCCTGCCCGGCCTGTTGCCCGGACGGCGCCATATCGTCCTCACCCGGGACCCGGACTGGGAAGCCGATGACGCGGAAATCGCGAACAGCGTTGCAAGCGCCCTGAAAATGGCCAACTCGCCGCATATTGCAGTGATCGGCGGCGCGCAAATCTACGAGGCCTTTCTGGACCGGGCCGACCGGATCGAGCTGACCGAAGTGCATAGCAAGCCGAAAGGCGATATCAGGATGGCGCCCTTTGACGAAACCGTCTGGGAAGAAGTGGCGCGCGAGGATCATGCCGCCAAAGATGACAAGCCCGGTTACAGCTTCGTCACCCTGAAAAGGAAAATCGGGTGA
- a CDS encoding dipeptidase, with amino-acid sequence MKKFLLALLGLVGIILAAFLIFAPAAFEKQTNMVDGKPLPEIRANAQKLHDSLMIVDLHGDTLLWKRKITDSLDRGHIDLERLQAGNVGLQIFSSVTKTPKGQNYDSNSGDTDNITLLAIAQLQPMRTWFALLERQLYHAQKLDRAVERSAGAMMPVRASADLDQLAAARSESDGPIGVLFSAEGLQTLEGERGNLKPLYAAGMRMAGLVHFFDNELAGSMHGIEKGGLTEFGRTIVRDMEDMGMIVDIAHSSHATVADILKMARRPVVSSHGGVQAVCGVNRNLTDAEIRGVAATGGVIGLGYWDGAMCNTDPATVAKAAKHVRDLVGIEHVALGSDFDGAVTTRFDTSGVVQITQALMDAGFSEAEIRAVMGLNALRVIRAGIKPLSPSVAPATAGGQPDRDARATDAG; translated from the coding sequence GTGAAGAAATTCCTGCTGGCACTTCTGGGGCTTGTCGGGATCATACTTGCCGCGTTTCTGATTTTTGCGCCGGCGGCGTTCGAGAAACAGACCAATATGGTCGACGGCAAACCGCTGCCGGAGATTCGCGCAAACGCGCAGAAACTGCACGACAGTCTGATGATCGTTGATCTGCACGGCGACACACTGCTGTGGAAACGCAAGATTACCGACAGCTTGGATCGCGGACATATCGATCTCGAGCGGCTGCAGGCGGGCAATGTCGGACTGCAGATATTCTCCAGCGTGACCAAGACGCCCAAGGGGCAGAATTACGACAGCAACAGCGGCGACACCGATAATATCACCTTGCTGGCAATCGCCCAATTGCAGCCGATGCGGACCTGGTTCGCGCTGCTCGAGCGGCAGCTCTATCATGCACAGAAGCTTGACCGGGCGGTCGAAAGGTCGGCGGGCGCGATGATGCCGGTCCGCGCATCCGCCGATCTTGACCAGCTCGCAGCTGCGCGGAGCGAATCAGATGGTCCGATTGGTGTGCTATTCTCGGCTGAAGGATTGCAGACGCTGGAAGGCGAGCGGGGAAATCTGAAGCCACTCTACGCCGCGGGCATGCGCATGGCCGGGCTGGTGCATTTTTTCGACAATGAGCTGGCCGGATCGATGCACGGAATCGAAAAGGGCGGGCTGACCGAATTTGGCCGGACCATTGTCCGCGACATGGAAGACATGGGGATGATCGTCGATATCGCCCATTCGAGCCACGCGACGGTGGCTGACATCCTGAAAATGGCGCGGCGTCCTGTGGTCTCCAGCCATGGCGGCGTGCAGGCGGTGTGTGGGGTCAATCGCAATCTGACCGACGCAGAGATCAGAGGCGTGGCGGCGACCGGCGGCGTGATCGGTCTCGGCTATTGGGACGGCGCGATGTGCAATACCGATCCGGCGACCGTGGCGAAAGCGGCGAAACATGTCCGCGATCTGGTGGGTATAGAACATGTCGCGCTGGGCAGCGATTTTGACGGCGCGGTGACGACGCGCTTTGACACCAGCGGGGTTGTACAAATCACCCAGGCACTAATGGATGCCGGGTTCAGCGAAGCGGAAATCCGTGCGGTCATGGGGCTGAATGCGTTGCGGGTGATCAGGGCGGGGATCAAGCCATTGTCGCCATCCGTTGCCCCAGCGACGGCTGGGGGCCAACCCGATCGCGACGCTCGCGCTACGGATGCGGGCTAG
- a CDS encoding bifunctional riboflavin kinase/FAD synthetase — MIRLNGKDRIEGELRGAIIALGNFDGFHFGHQAVAGKALRWARKEGRPAIIATFDPHPVRFFKPDVAPFRLTSLDQRQRLFADAGASAMLVFEFDARLAATTAEDFVSKLLVERFGAAGVVTGADFTFGKGAKGNIDLLRDVGTVHGLKCKAVSPIGDSDAIISSSRIRAALKEGHCEEANRLLTRPFAIRGEVIHGDKNGREFGFPTANVDIGQYLRPKYGIYAVKGRLPDGRVLNGAANLGIRPSFDPPKELLEPHFFDFSEDLYGRTIEVELHHFLRGEEKFDDLDALKAQMKKDCDRARQLLT; from the coding sequence ATGATAAGACTGAACGGAAAAGACCGGATCGAAGGCGAGCTGCGCGGCGCGATCATTGCGCTGGGCAATTTTGACGGCTTTCATTTCGGCCATCAGGCGGTGGCCGGCAAGGCGCTGAGATGGGCGCGGAAGGAAGGCCGTCCGGCGATTATCGCGACATTCGATCCGCATCCGGTGCGCTTTTTCAAGCCCGATGTCGCGCCGTTCAGGCTGACGTCGCTGGACCAGCGCCAGCGATTGTTTGCCGATGCCGGGGCCAGCGCGATGCTGGTCTTCGAATTTGACGCAAGGCTGGCGGCCACAACGGCGGAGGATTTTGTCAGCAAGCTGCTGGTCGAGCGTTTCGGCGCGGCTGGCGTGGTGACCGGTGCGGATTTCACCTTCGGCAAGGGCGCCAAGGGCAATATCGACCTGCTGCGCGATGTCGGCACGGTGCACGGATTAAAATGCAAAGCGGTTAGCCCGATTGGCGACAGCGATGCGATAATCTCTTCCAGCCGCATCCGGGCGGCACTGAAAGAAGGCCATTGCGAAGAAGCAAACCGCTTGCTGACCCGGCCATTCGCGATCCGGGGCGAGGTGATCCACGGCGACAAGAACGGCCGCGAATTCGGTTTTCCCACCGCCAACGTCGATATCGGCCAATATCTGCGCCCGAAATATGGCATCTATGCGGTCAAGGGCCGCCTGCCTGATGGCCGGGTGCTGAACGGCGCGGCCAATCTGGGCATTCGCCCGAGCTTTGATCCGCCGAAGGAATTGCTCGAGCCGCATTTCTTTGATTTCAGCGAGGACCTTTATGGCCGGACGATCGAGGTCGAGCTGCACCATTTTTTGCGCGGCGAGGAGAAATTCGACGATCTGGATGCGCTAAAGGCGCAGATGAAGAAGGATTGCGACCGGGCGCGGCAATTGCTGACTTAG
- the ileS gene encoding isoleucine--tRNA ligase — MTDPKADYKDTVFLPKTDFPMKAGLANKEPAILERWQKIGLYEKLREARAGREKFILHDGPPYANGNIHIGHSLNKTLKDLVVRSQSLLGKDAPYVPGWDCHGLPIEWKIEEQYRKKKLNKDEVPASEFRAECREYADNWVKVQREEFKRLGVLAQWDKPYLTMDYDAEAAIVAELLKFAEAGQLYRGAKPVMWSPVEKTALAEAEVEYEDIVSTQIDVAFEIIDAPNAPELVGAHAVIWTTTPWTIPVNQALAYGADVDYVLVGEHQGPKYLVAKALVESGELYGRFLAQEATEIVWQGKGSQLDGATAKHPMADKFPDSEFYTKPRPFLDGSHFVTTDAGTGLVHMSPDHGEDDFDLCKANGINPVFAVDADGVYREDWPWLPRGDERAGGVINKNFNGPEGPICSDLREAGALLSASADFKHSYPHSWRSKAKIIYRCTPQWFVPMDEPLAAPDAVRAELVEAQLTDAGPSTSSGRTDTPTLREVALDEIRNKVRFVPERGRRRLESMVEGRPDWVLSRQRAWGVPIALYVNRKSGEYLNDPAVNARIIEAFKTGGADAWFNANHQDFLGNDHNLEDYEVITDILDVWFDSGCTHAFVLESGKWPDHQSPADLYLEGSDQHRGWFQSSLLESCGTRGRAPYKAVLTHGMTLDKNGKKMSKSLGNTLDPKKIIDVQGADILRLWAASVDFTEDHRIGDEILKGVSDSYRKLRNTFRYMLGGLGDFTDAERVAVADMPELERYILHRLAEVDAELKQHVNDFAFGPYMRTLNAFAQEDLSAFFFDIRKDCLYCDAPDDPKRMAYRTVMDILFHALTRYIAPVLVFTAEEIWQCRFPDENDSIHLKEWPEVDGSWTDADLAGKWQKIRDAREKVTEAIEPLRREKTIRSSLEAEVVYPMADLPISAEEFAELAIVADVTDGAEIAVTKTDNHKCGRCWRLLPEVEEDGALCGRCAEVLA, encoded by the coding sequence ATGACCGATCCCAAAGCAGATTATAAAGACACGGTTTTCCTGCCGAAAACCGATTTCCCGATGAAAGCCGGCCTTGCGAACAAGGAACCGGCAATATTGGAGCGCTGGCAGAAGATCGGTCTCTATGAAAAGCTGCGCGAAGCCCGCGCCGGCCGCGAGAAATTCATCCTTCACGACGGCCCGCCTTATGCCAATGGTAATATCCATATCGGCCACAGCCTCAACAAGACGCTGAAGGATCTGGTGGTCCGCTCGCAGAGCCTGCTCGGCAAGGACGCGCCTTATGTGCCCGGCTGGGATTGTCACGGTCTGCCGATCGAGTGGAAGATCGAGGAGCAATATCGCAAGAAAAAGCTGAACAAGGACGAGGTCCCGGCGAGCGAATTCCGCGCGGAATGCCGTGAATATGCCGACAATTGGGTCAAGGTGCAGCGCGAGGAATTCAAACGGCTCGGCGTGCTGGCGCAGTGGGACAAGCCCTATCTGACGATGGACTATGACGCCGAAGCGGCGATTGTCGCCGAGCTGCTGAAATTCGCCGAAGCCGGCCAGCTCTATCGCGGCGCCAAGCCGGTGATGTGGTCGCCGGTCGAGAAAACCGCGCTGGCCGAGGCCGAGGTGGAATATGAGGATATTGTCTCGACGCAGATTGATGTGGCGTTCGAGATTATCGACGCGCCGAACGCGCCAGAACTGGTTGGCGCTCATGCGGTGATCTGGACGACGACGCCGTGGACTATTCCGGTCAATCAGGCGTTGGCTTATGGGGCGGATGTTGATTATGTTTTGGTAGGCGAGCATCAAGGACCAAAATATCTAGTCGCGAAAGCTCTGGTTGAATCCGGTGAACTATATGGCCGTTTCCTCGCTCAAGAGGCGACCGAAATCGTTTGGCAGGGTAAAGGCTCGCAACTCGACGGAGCCACCGCCAAACACCCGATGGCCGACAAATTCCCGGACAGCGAATTCTACACCAAGCCGCGCCCGTTTCTCGATGGTTCACATTTTGTCACCACCGATGCGGGTACCGGGCTCGTCCATATGTCGCCCGATCATGGCGAGGATGATTTCGATCTCTGCAAGGCCAATGGCATCAATCCGGTGTTCGCGGTCGATGCGGATGGCGTCTATCGTGAGGACTGGCCTTGGCTGCCGCGTGGCGACGAGCGCGCCGGCGGGGTGATCAACAAGAATTTCAACGGTCCGGAAGGCCCGATCTGTTCGGATTTGCGCGAGGCGGGCGCCCTGCTGTCGGCCAGCGCCGATTTCAAGCATAGCTATCCGCACAGCTGGCGCTCGAAGGCGAAGATCATTTACCGCTGCACGCCGCAATGGTTTGTGCCGATGGATGAGCCATTGGCGGCACCCGATGCCGTTCGTGCTGAGCTTGTCGAAGCACAGCTTACAGACGCAGGCCCTTCGACAAGCTCAGGGCGAACGGATACTCCCACCCTCCGCGAAGTCGCGCTGGACGAAATTCGCAACAAGGTCCGCTTCGTACCGGAACGCGGGCGGCGCCGTCTCGAATCTATGGTCGAGGGCCGCCCCGACTGGGTATTGTCACGGCAGCGCGCCTGGGGCGTGCCGATCGCGCTTTATGTAAACCGCAAGAGCGGTGAATATCTCAACGATCCGGCGGTCAATGCGCGGATCATCGAGGCGTTCAAGACCGGCGGGGCCGATGCCTGGTTCAATGCCAATCATCAGGATTTCCTCGGTAATGATCACAATCTCGAGGATTATGAGGTGATCACCGACATTCTCGACGTCTGGTTCGACAGCGGCTGCACCCATGCCTTCGTGCTGGAAAGCGGCAAATGGCCCGATCATCAGTCGCCGGCGGATCTCTATCTCGAAGGCAGCGACCAGCATCGCGGCTGGTTCCAGTCGAGCCTGCTGGAATCCTGCGGCACGCGCGGGCGGGCACCGTACAAGGCGGTCCTGACCCACGGGATGACGCTCGACAAGAATGGCAAGAAAATGTCGAAGTCGCTCGGCAACACGCTTGATCCGAAGAAGATCATCGACGTGCAGGGCGCGGATATCCTGCGGCTGTGGGCGGCGAGTGTCGATTTTACCGAGGATCACCGGATCGGCGATGAAATCCTGAAAGGGGTTTCGGACAGCTACCGGAAGCTGCGCAACACCTTCCGCTATATGCTCGGCGGTCTTGGCGACTTCACCGATGCCGAGCGCGTCGCGGTCGCCGATATGCCGGAGCTGGAACGCTATATCCTGCACCGGCTGGCCGAGGTCGACGCGGAGCTGAAGCAGCACGTCAACGACTTCGCCTTCGGTCCCTATATGCGGACGCTGAACGCCTTTGCGCAGGAAGACCTCAGCGCCTTCTTCTTCGATATCCGCAAGGATTGCCTCTATTGCGATGCGCCGGACGATCCCAAGCGCATGGCTTACCGGACGGTGATGGATATCCTTTTCCACGCCCTCACCCGCTATATCGCGCCGGTGCTGGTATTTACGGCCGAAGAGATCTGGCAGTGTCGCTTCCCGGACGAGAATGACTCGATCCATTTGAAGGAATGGCCGGAGGTCGATGGGAGCTGGACGGATGCTGATCTCGCCGGGAAATGGCAGAAAATTCGCGATGCCCGTGAAAAGGTTACCGAGGCGATCGAACCGTTGCGGCGGGAGAAGACCATCCGCTCCAGTCTGGAAGCAGAGGTCGTGTATCCGATGGCCGATCTGCCGATCAGCGCGGAAGAATTTGCCGAGCTGGCGATTGTTGCGGATGTTACCGATGGCGCGGAAATCGCTGTGACCAAGACCGACAACCACAAATGCGGACGCTGCTGGCGCCTGCTACCGGAAGTGGAAGAAGACGGCGCGCTGTGCGGGCGTTGTGCGGAGGTTTTGGCGTGA